Part of the Flavobacterium alkalisoli genome is shown below.
GAGATAAGGAAATTGACTTTAAGAGCTATTTAAATCCAAATTCTTTGGAAGTAATTACAGGTTATTTAGAACCAAGCCTTAAGGAATCAAATTCCGGAGACAGATTCCAGTTCCAACGTTTAGGATATTTTTGTGTGGATCCAGATTCAACATCTGAAAATTTAGTTTTCAACAAAACGGTTGGATTGAGAGATACATGGGCAAAAATTGAAAGTAAGGAATAGACTACAACATATAAATTTTTTCTATTAAAACTCCGGGTGTTATCCGGAGTTTTTTATTATATATAAATACTATTATTATAATAAATATTATAATCGTTTACTATTAAAAGTGACCTTTATAAATGAGTTATAAGAGATAATTTTTTGTAAGAAATGTATTTATATGGTGCTACCTGTAAAACCCTTTTAAATCTCGTTATTTTAATTTTTTGTTTTATTTAGCCTTCAATTAACTACACATTAACATCCTACAAATGTTAAAGTCTTTACCTTTATAATTATTAACTGAAAAATTCATAAATTATGGCTGGTAAGACAGAAACAGTACTTGCAGTTTTGGCAGGTGCGGCGATAGGGGCTGCTGTAGGAATTTTATTTGCTCCGGATGAAGGATCTAAAACCCGAAAGAAAATTAAAGACGGTTATGATCATAAAAGAGATGAGATAAAAGATAAACTTCATGAATTATCTGAACAGGTGAAAAGCAAGTTTGGATACTCTACGGCTGATATCGAATCCGGATTAAATCATCTTGTTTCTACAGTAGAACAAAAAAAAGAAGACATTATAGCTACTCTTGAAAAAAAACTTGAGGAACTAAAAGGAACAGCAAAAGCTGCTGCAGGCAAATAAACTAATTTGTTTTATTTATGGCATTTGAAGAAATAAAAGAAAATGCAGAGGATCTTAAAAACCAGGCCAAAGAACTTATTGATGCTAACTTAAAGTATTATAAGCTTTGGGGTTTTAAGATTCTTATGAAATCAACCTCCATAATGCTGAAAGTGTTTCTTTTAGCCATTATGTTACTGATTGTTACCCTGTTTTTTTCAATTGCCTTAGCTATCGGTATTGGGTATGCCCTGGATAATATGGCCTATGGTTTTCTTATTGTAGGCGGTATTTATTTAATACTGGCCATTATAGTATATAAGTACCAGGATAAACTTACCGAAGGACCGTTACTGGCTAACTTTTCACGAATATTCTTTAAAGATTACGATTAGCCATGAAATCAAAGATTTACACCAGTTACGAGGAAATCAATAAAGACCTTAGAATACTAAAGGTTGAAAAAGATCTTGCCTATCATAAACTGCTTAAAGAAGTAGAAGAGACTAAAGAAAGTCTACAGTTAAAAAATATGATAGGGGATACACCTAAAAAAATACTAAACATTTTAAGCTTATTTGCAGGCCCGTTAAAAAGCCTGGCAATGACCTTCCTGTTTAAAAAGATATTTAAATAAAAAAAGCGGCTCTTTTAAAAGCCGCTTTTTTTATTACTCGTTGTCATTAGAATCTTCATCTTCATCCTCATGTCTGGGAGCTATATACCTAGAATCTTCATCTTTGGTATTCTTTTTCTTGTTCTGCTTTTTCATAGCTTCTCCTATCTGATTTGAAGCTGAAAACGAAGCCACCATGTTATTAAGCATGTCTGTACCTGCTTGTGGTGAGTTAGGTAACAGTATCAGATTAGAATTGGTGTCGCTACCTATAGACTGAAGTGTATCATAATGTTGCGTTACAACAATTAATGCTGATGCTTCCTGAGAATTAATACCTACTTTATTAAGAACATCAACACTTTCTACAAGACCTCTTGCAATTTCCCTTCTTTGGTCTGCAATACCCTGACCCTGTAATCTTTTACTTTCTGCCTCTGCTTTAGCTTTAGCAACGATACGAATCCTTTGTGCCTCTGCCTCATATTCTGCAGCTGATTTTTCCCTGTCGGCAGCATTAATACGGTTCATTGCATTTTTAACCTGAATGTCCGGATCGATATCTGTTATTAGTGTGTTGATAATATCATAACCATAAGTGGTCATGGCATCGTTAAGTTCTCTTTTCACTGCAATTGCAATATCATCCTTACGTTCAAAAACATCGTCAAGCCTTAGCTTAGGTACCTCTGCACGAACTACGTCAAATACATAAGATGTTATCTGATCATGAGGATATTCCAGTTTATAGAATGCCTCATATACTTTTTCCTGAATTACCTTAAACTGAACAGAAACCTTCATTTTAACGAATACGTTCTCTTTTGTTTTGGTTTCTATAATTACATCCAGCTGTTGTATTTTTAGGTTTATCCTTCCTGCTATTTTATCGATAATAGGCACTTTCCAGTGAAGGCCTGCATGCCTTATACTGCCAAATTTACCAAATCGTTCTATAATGGCAGCTGTTTGCTGCTTAACTGTAAAGAATGATGAAAGAAATAGTATGAATGCAAAAAACAGCACTACATACAAAAAAATGTTTCCCATGATTAGTTGATTTTTTTATTGATTGTTAAGATACGACTATTAGTACAATAAAAAAGCCTCTTGTTACAGAGGCTTTTTAAATTTTATAATGTTTCAACAGCTTTTTTAATCCTGTTTACTGTTTCTTCTTTTCCTATTAATGCCATAATATCAAACAAATGAGGGCCTTTTAGCGAGCCTACAAGGCTTAAACGCAGTGGTTGCATAACTTTACCCATTCCTATGCCTTTTTCGTTAATCCAGGCTTTTATTACATCTTCCAGGTTTTCAGAAGAAAAATCTAAGGTATTATTAATAACCTCACTAACTTCGATCATTAGAGCACCGGTATCTTCTTTCCAGTTTTTAATTGCTTTTTCATCATATTGCGATGGGGCAGTAAAGAAAAAGTCACTCAAATCCCAAAGTTCACTTGTAAAAGTAGCACGCTCTTTTACTAAACCTACAACCTGTTCAACATATTCTGCAGGTTTATTAATACCTCTTTCTATAAGAGTATGGTTAAATTCTTTTGCAATAGTCTGGTTATCCTGTCTTGTATAGTACTGGTGATTAAACCATTTGTTTTTCTCAGGGTCAAATTTTGCTCCTGCCTTATGTACTCTTTCTAAATCAAACAGTTTTACTAACTCATCTAATGTGAATAGCTCCTGATCTGTTCCCGGATTCCAGCCTAATAAAGAAAGGAAGTTAACAACTGCCTCCGGTAAAAAGCCTTCCTCTCTGTATCCTGATGATTTGGTACCATCTGCATTTTTCCATTCAAGCGGGAATACCGGGAATCCCATTTTATCGCCATCCCTTTTTGATAACTTACCATTACCTACAGGTTTTAATATTAACGGAAGGTGGGCAAATTCCGGAGCTTCCCACTCAAAAGCCCTGTAAAGTAATACGTGTAGGGGCAGGGAAGGTAACCATTCTTCGCCACGTATAACATGGCTTGTTTCCATCAAATGGTCATCCACTATATTGGCCAGGTGATAAGTAGGCATACCATCGCTTTTAAATAATACCTTATCATCTAATAGATTGGTTTCAAACTTAATGTCACCTCTTATAATGTCTTTTAAAAACAATGTTTCACCTACAGGAATTTTAAAACGGATAACATACTCTTCTCCGTTTGCAATCCTTTTTTCGGTCTCTTCTTTACTTATTCGTAAAGAGTTATCCAGTTTATCCCTGTTGGTATGATTGTATATAAACGTTTTACCCTGCGCTTCTTCCTCTTTTCTTAAGGCATCAAGAGCTTCAGCTGTATCAAATGCATAATATGCCCAACCTGAATCTATCAACTGTTGTGCATATTGATTGTACATAGCTTTACGTTCGCTTTGGCGGTAAGGACCAAATTTTCCTTCTTTTCCCACACCTTCATCAAAAGGAATTCCTAACCAGTTTAATGCTTCTATAATATATTCTTCTGCTCCCGGAACAAAACGGTTTTGATCGGTATCTTCAATTCTAAGGTAAAATACTCCGCTATGCTTTTTAGCAAACAGATAATTAAAAAGGGCAGTTCTTACCCCGCCTATGTGTAAAGGCCCGGTTGGGCTGGGTGCAAAACGCACGCGAACTTGTTTTGACATTGTTGATAAAATTTTGCTGCAAAGATACAATTATGATATTTTGCTTTTGGCCAATTTATGTCAGATATTTTTTAATGTATTGTAAATATTTAATAATCAGTATTTAAAGGTTAGTTTTTAAAATTTCGGAAAATAGGATTTAACTGTTATTTATTCGGCAGAAATTGTAATTTTATCAGTTATTAACAATCGACTGTAATTTTGGAAGCAAAAAACATAATTTTCAACAAGCTGGAAGGCTTTATTAAGAAGTACTATACCAACGAATTAATAAGGGGTAGTATCTTTTTTATAGGGCTTGGACTTTTATATTTTATATTCACTTTACTGGTTGAATATTTTTTATGGCTGTCTACAACCTGGCGAAGTATTTTGTTTTGGCTGTTTATTGCTGTTGAGATTTTTCTGCTTCTGCGATTTATATTATTCCCTGTTTTTAAATTATTCAAATTACAAAAGGGTATAGATTATAAACAGGCATCTTCCATTATTGGGAATCATTTTACTGAGGTTAGTGATAAGCTTACCAATTTCCTTCAGCTTTCTGCAGAGTCTGCTCAGTCAGAATTATTATTGGCTTCTATAGATCAAAAGGCTAAAAACTTACAGCCGGTTCCGTTTACCAATGCCATCAATTTTAAAAAGAATATTAAATACCTGCCTTATGCTGCTATACCTGTGTTATTAATTTTGGTATTTGCATTAAGCGGAAACTCTTCCATATTTACTCAAAGTTTTGACAGAGTAGTGCATTACGACAAGCATTATGCACCACCTGCTCCTTTTGAATTTGTTATTGTAAACAATTCACTTACAGCTCAGCAGGATATAGATTTCCTTTTGAAGGTTAAAACAGTTGGTAATCTTGTACCTGAAAATGCCATGATTACCATTGGCGATGAAAATTATTATTTAGAGAATACTGAACCGGGTATTTTTGAATACAGATTTGAAAAACCATCTAAACCTATTGATTTTCAGTTATCTGCAAACAATGTAACATCTCAGCCGTATAAACTTAATGTCGTTGCTGTACCTACCATCTCTAATTTTGAAATGGTACTTACTTTTCCGGGATATCTTCATAAAAAGGCTGATGTTATTCGTGGAACAGGAAATGCAGTAGTACCGGAAGGGACTAAAGTAACATGGAATATTAGTGCGCTAGCTACCGGTAAGATTGAATGGGTAGGCAAGGAGGGAAGCTCTTTGTTTACAAATACTGATGGTTTGTTTTCAACTTCTAAAACCATACTTAATAATACTGATTATCAGATATTCACATCTAACGATAAGGTAGAACATCATGAAAAACTTCAATATTCCATTACGACAATAAAGGACCAATATCCTACTATTGAAGTTTCATCGGCACCGGATAGCCTCAATCTGAAGAAAGAGATTATACTTGGTCAGGTTTCTGACGATTACGGATTAACAAAACTACAGATAGTTTATTATCCTCAAGGTAACGAAAATGAAGCTCAAAAATTTGTGTTGCCGGTTAAGAAAGAAGTTTTCGATCGTTTTTATTACAGCTTCCCACAAGGGTTAAATGTAAGAAAAGGCGTAAACTATGAATACTACTTTGAAGTGTTTGACAATGATGCAGTACATAATTTCAAGAGTTCTAAATCATCGGTATTCTCTCATAGAGAACTTACCGATGAAGAAAAACAGGAGAAATCTTTACAGGAACAAAACAGTAATATAAACAGTTTAGAGAAGTCTCTTAAAAATCAGGATAAGCAGTTAAGTGAGCTTGATAAGCTTCAAAAAATGAATAAGGAGAAATCTGCACTGGAATACAAAGACCTTAAAAAGGTTGAGGATTTTATTAATCGTCAAAAGATGGTTGAGGAGCGCATGAAAGAATTCTCTAAAAAACTGAATGATAATCTAGATGAATTTAATCCTGAGAAGAAGGATGAGCGTAAGGAAGAGCTGATGAAGCGCTTGGAACAACAGGAAAAAGAAGCTCAGAAAAATGAAAAACTTTTGGAAGAACTGCAAAAGCTTACAGATAAAATAGAGAAGGAAGAACTGTTTGATAAAATGGAAAAGTTCAAACAGAAATCAAAAAGTCAGACAAAAAGCTTAGAGCAACTGGTGGAACTTACCAAGCGTTTTTACGTAGAAAAGAAGGCAGAACAGATAGCCGATGAACTTGAAAAGCTTGGTGAAAAACAGGAACAGCTGGCTGATGATAAAGAAAATTCTGCTGAGAAACAGGAAGCGATAAATAAGGAGTTTGACAAGCTTCAAAAAGAAATGCGCGATCTTGAAAAGCAAAATGAGGAGCTTAAAAAACCAATGGATATTCCTACTGATAAAGCAGAGGAGGAAAACATTGAACAGGATATGCAAAAAGCAACTGACGATTTAAAACAGGATAATAAACAGAAAGCATCACCTAAACAAAAATCTGCAGGACAAAAAATGAAGCAGATGAGTGGCAAAATGATGCAATCTATGATGATGGGTGGTATGGAGCAAATGGAAGAAGATGTAAAAATGCTTCGTCAGATTCTTGATAACCTTTTGGCCTATTCCTTTTCACAGGAAAGTGTTATGGAACAGTTCAGGAAATCATCTTCAGGCTCGCCATCATTCAGTAAATATCTTATAAAACAACAGGACTTAAAACAACAGTTCCGCCATGTAGACGATAGTCTTTTTGCTATGTCTTTACGTAATCCTAAAATTACCGAACAGATAACTCAGGAGGTAGGAAACGTGCATTATTATGTTGATAAGGCTTTGAGCGATCTTGCTGAAAATATTATTCCCCGAGGTGTTTCTAACCAACAGTATGCTGTAACTTCTGCTAATAAACTGGCCGATTATTTAAGTGATGTTCTTAATAATATGCAGATGCAAATGCAGGGATCTGGCATGGGTCAGTCTAAACCAGGGCAGGGTCAAAGTGGTATGCAGCTCAAAGATATTATCCAGAAACAACAGGGACTATCAGAAGAGATGCAAAAAGGTATGCAGAAAAACGGAAAGCAGGAAGGAGAACAACCGGGTGATAGTAAAGACGGTAAAAAGCCAGGACAATCTGGTGAAGGCGGACAGGATGGTGAAGGTAATGCAGGAGATCTTTTAGAGATATATAAAGAACAACAGCAACTTCGTGAAGCTTTAGAAAAAGCTCTTGAAAAAGAAGGAATGGGAGGTAATGGCCAGCGTGCTTTACAGCAGATGAAAGATATAGAGAAGCAATTACTTAATAAAGGTTTTAAGAATGAAACCCTTCAAAAAATGCTTAATCTTAAGTACGAACTTTTAAAGCTTGATAAGGCAATGCAACAGCAGGGTGAAGAGAACAAACGTCAGTCGCAAACCAATACTAAAGAGTTTGATAATAATGCTAATGCTATTCCCGATGAACTAAAAGATTATCTGAATAGTGTAGAGATTTTAAACAGACAAAGTTTACCTTTGCGCCCAAATTTTAACCAAAGGGTACAAACCTATTTTAAAAACAATGATTAGCTTTAATTACGAAACCGATTTTGAACTTGAAAATGAATCTCAATATGAAGATTGGGTTTCAGAGATTATAGAGTCTGAGGATAAAACCGAAGGAGAAATCAATTACATTTTTTGTGATGATGAATATCTTTTACAAAAGAATATTGAGTTTTTAAACCACGATACCTTAACTGATATTATCAGCTTCGATTATACTATGGGTAACCTTATTAGCGGAGATATTTTTATTTCTGTTGAAAGGGTAAAGGATAATGCCAAAGATTTTAATGTTGCTTTTGAAGATGAACTTCGCAGGGTAATGGCTCATGGCATACTTCATTATTGCGGTTATAAAGATAAATCGGAAGAAGATTCTGCTTTGATGCGTGATAAGGAAAACGAAAAAATGAATCTGTTTAACCAATAATAACTATTAAAATTCACCTTACATGAAGGCTTTTTTTTCTTTAGCATTGCTTGCTACTTCGTCAGTTTTTTCTCAAAATTTACCAGTTGACTTATCGTTTGATCAGGGGTCGGGTTTTGATTCTACGTCTGTTATTTCTACACTTTCACAACTTCAAAATGGAAAGATATTTATAGGAGGGAGTTTTTCCTCTTATAATAATTCTAATGTAGATAACATGGTTTTGTTAAGTGAGGATGGTGTTATAGATACTAACTTTATTTGTAATGATTGCATTAATGGTAATGTTACAGCATCTGTAATTCAGTCTGATCAAATTATTCTTGGAGGTACTTTTACAGCTTTTAACGGAGTTGAAAGAAAGTACATTGCCAGAATTGATGACGACGGTTCGCTTGATGAATCTTTCAACTTGACTACTTCTTTACCTTCTGATGTAGCCTCTGCGAATATAACTCAGTTATCCGTTGTAAATAATAAGATATATTTATCAGGAGCTTTTTACAATTCTTCTTTTCAGGCAATATTTAATCCTGTTATAAGATTAAATCTCGATGGTAGTATTGATGAATCCTTTCAATTTGATCAATCTCTTGATAAAAGACTTGTTACAGCGTTTAGTGTTCAGACTGACGGGAGTGTTGTTTTTGTTAGCAAAACTTCTGGAGTTTTCAAACTTAATGAAAATGGAAGTATAGATGATACATTTCAGTTTGAGTCTTTATTTCTATCAACACCAAGTGCTATATGTGTTTTACCCGATGGAAAGTTTCTTTTAGGAGGAAGGTTTGTTAATGAGGCTCAGGAGTCTTTTGTCCTTATGAGATACAATTCAAATGGTTCATTAGACGAGACATTTAATGCTTTTGAGTTTAATTTTCTAGAGACTTTAGACGGTGTTTTCTCAATAGAAAAGTTTGGGAGTAATTATCTTGCTACAGGTCGTTTTACTGATTATGATGGTGTTGATGACTTTATAGGGATTAATGCTGACGGAGTTGTTAATTACGAATTTATTGTTGGCGGATTAACATCTTATCCTAATGTTTCAGATACTGCTTACGGTTCAAAGCTATTAGGTCTTTCTTCAGGAAAAATACTTTTGGCAGGTCAATTTGGTAAAGTTAATAATACCATTTTGCGTAATCTAGTTTGTTTAGATGCGCTAGGTTTAGGGGTTGCAGGTTTTATTAATGATAATCATTTGTCTGTTTATTATGATGATAATAATTGCAATTTCACTTCATTGTCAGAGATTATTACGACTGTTGAAATCTTTGATCTTTCCGGCAGATTAGTCGCTTCAGACAATGTTAATTCATACAGGTACAGCTATCAATTAGAAAATAATAGCATACTTTTGTATCGCCTTACAATGAATGATGGTAAAATTTATACAGGCAAAATGATTAATTAATGTTTCACGTGAAACATTTTACATGTCAAATCTAGGAGCGTTCCACGTGGAACAGTTTTAGTTTGAAAGAAAAATATATAAACGTTCCACGTGGAACGTTTGAGTGAGGAGAAAATTTTTTAGACGTTCCACGTGGAACAGAATAGGAGAATATAGAGAAATGTTTCAGGATGTTTATGATGTAATTGTAGTAGGTGCAGGGCATGCCGGAAGTGAGGCTGCTGCTGCTGCTGCTAATATGGGTTCAAAAACGCTTTTGGTTACCATGAGTTTGCAAAACATTGCACAAATGTCTTGTAACCCGGCTATGGGCGGTATAGCAAAAGGCCAAATCGTGCGAGAAATTGATGCTTTGGGCGGATATTCCGGAATTGTGTCAGACAAGACGGCAATCCAGTTCAAGATGCTCAATAAATCAAAGGGGCCTGCTATGTGGAGTCCAAGGGTGCAGAGTGACCGTATGCGTTTTGCTGAAGAGTGGAGAACGATGTTGGAACAAACTCCAAATCTTGATTTTTATCAGGAAATGATTTCCGGAATTCTTATTGAGAACGGAAAAGTAACAGGGGTGAAAACTTCTCTTGGGATTGAAATCAAAGCTAAGTCGGTTGTGTTAACAAACGGAACCTTTTTAAACGGATTGATTCATATTGGAGAAAAACAGTTTGGTGGAGGCAGAGCAGGAGAGGGAGCCTCATATGGTATAACTGAAGATTTAATTAAGGCAGGTTTTGATGCCGGAAGAATGAAAACGGGAACACCGCCGCGTGTAGATGGTCGTTCTCTTGATTATTCTAAAATGATAGAACAACCGGGAGATGAAAACCCTGATAAGTTTTCATATTCTGATATAACAAGGCCATTAACGCATCAGCGTGCCTGTCATATGACGTATACGTCAGAACTGGTTCACGATTTACTTCGTGAAGGCTTTGACCGTTCGCCAATGTTTAACGGAAGGATTAAAAGTTTAGGCCCGCGTTACTGTCCTTCTATTGAAGATAAAATTAACCGTTTTGCAGACAAAGACCGTCACCAACTTTTTGTTGAGCCGGAAGGCTGGAATACGGTAGAGGTTTATGTGAACGGATTTTCTACCTCTTTGCCGGAGGATGTTCAGTTTAAAGCTTTGCGTTCTGTTGCCGGATTTGAGAATGTAAAATTCTTCCGCCCGGGTTACGCTATAGAATATGATTATTTTCCGCCTACGCAGTTAAAGCATACGCTTGAAACGAAGGTAGTGGAGAATTTATATTTTGCAGGACAGATTAACGGAACTACAGGATATGAAGAGGCGGCTTCTCAAGGTTTAATGGCTGGTATTAATGCACACCTTAAAGTACATGATAAAGCACCGTTTGTTTTAAAACGTAATGAAGCTTATATAGGGGTACTTATAGATGATCTTATTACTAAAGGAACTGAAGAGCCTTACAGGATGTTTACCTCTAGGGCTGAATACAGAACTTTGCTTCGTCAGGATAATGCCGATTTCAGGTTAACGCCGTTGTCTTATGAAATTGGTTTAGCTAAAGAAGACCGTTTACGTAAAATGGAGAAGAAACGTGATGAATCAGATGCGTTTGTAAATTTCTTTAAAGAAACGAGTGTTAAGGTTGCTGAGGCAAATCCTATTTTAGAATCTAAAGGATCAGCACCAATTGTACAGCCTGATAAAATGTTTAAAGTTTTTTCCCGTCCGCAATTAGATCTTGAAGATATTCTTAAATTCGAAAAAGTTCAGGAATATATCAAAGAAAACAATTTGGACAAGGAAGTTATTGAGCAGGCTGAAATCCAGGTTAAATATTCCGGATATATAGAGAAGGAAAAAAACAATGCCGATAAGCTTAATAGGTTAGAGGATGTAAAAATCCCTCAGAATTTTGATTACGACAAAATAAAGTCTCTTTCTTATGAAGCGAGAGAAAAAATGAAAAAAATAAGACCGGTTACAATTTCACAGGCATCTCGCATTAGTGGAGTGTCTCCAAGTGATGTTTCGGTACTATTAATACACATGGGAAGATAATATGAAAAATATGTTTCACGTGGAACGCTATAATAAAACCCTTTTTTATAAAGGGTTTTTTCTGTTTTTATTAAGTGTTGTAATTTTATCCTGTAGTACGCCAAGGTATGCAGTTGATGTTTCTGATTATGTTTTGCTGGAAGACGGAAAACATGTAATGGGAACTGAAAAAGGGTTAACCGCTTTTCTTTTTCAAAATCAGCCAGCAAAAAAAACTTTTAACGAGTTCTTAGCAGAAAAGTACAAATTAGGCAAATTCACGGAAATTGAATACTGGACAACTATAGACGGAACTAAGTTTAAAGTAATGCTGTACACACAGGATGAATTAAACAAATATTTTGACACAACAGATTTTGTTGCATCTAATAGAGTGCCTGAAAATGCTGTGGTAGGATCTCAGGTTAAGTTTTTGGCTATTTCTGTAGTTAATGAATTTAATGAAGACTGCCTTGCAGATGATTCCCTTTTTAAAAATGTAGTTATAAAATATTTAAAAGACCTTAAAGACCAATACGACAATTTATAATGAACTTTTCTGAAAACAAGGTTTATCTTACTGTAAAAGATTATTCTGTATCGGGTGAAGAATTTCAACTTCTAATTGATGAGGAATTGGAACTGCTTAAAACACATCCGCAGCCATCTCTTGAAAATTTAGGGAGTTATTATGAAAGCGATGATTATATTTCCCATACTGACGGAAAACGCTCTCTTTTTGAAAAATTATACCATGTTGTAAAGCAAAAGGCGCTTAGAGATAAAATAAGTATAGTTAATGCCAACCAAACCCAAAAAGGTAAACTTTTAGATATTGGAGCCGGAACCGGAGATTTTTTAGTAACTGCAAAAAACAGTGGTTGGGAGACTTTAGGAATTGAACCAAGCGAAAAAGCTAAAAAAATTGCGCTTTCTAAAGGAATTTCATTCAAAAATGATATTAAAGAGATTGAAAATGCCTCTTTTGACGTGGTTACTATGTGGCATGTATTGGAACATGTTCCTGATATTCAGCAACATATAGCAGAATTAAAGCGTATTTTGAAGCCTAACGGACTAATAATCATAGCAGTTCCTAATTATAAAAGTTATGATGCAGGATATTATGGTAAATTTTGGGCGGCTTATGATGTACCAAGACACCTTTGGCATTTTTCTAAAAAAGCAATAGCACATCTTTTTGCAAAAGAAGATTTAGAAGTAAAAAAAATCCTGCCAATGAAATTTGACAGTTTTTATGTAAGTCTGCTTTCCGAAAAATACAAAACCGGAAAAATGAATTTTGTGAACGGATTTTTAATTGGTTTGAGATCTAATGTGAAAGCAGCACGCAATTTTGAATACTCATCACATATTTATATCATAAAACAGGCTAAAAATTAAATAAAAGCTGTTTAAGGCTGTTTTGAGTTGTTTAATAAGGAAATACCTTTCCTTTTTTTAAAACGTTTTTACAAGCGATTTATACAGGTCGATTTTAATATAATACCTTTATAGGAAAGCCATTTCTGCATAAAGAATATTTATAGCTTAAAAAATGGCAATAATTTTAATAAAAACTTGTTTTTGGAACTTTAGAACGAATTATTACTTTTACCGAAATTTTAAAAATTAAAAGACCGCAAATGAAAAAATCATTATTAATACTTGGCCTGGCTGTTACACTTTTTTCGTGCAACAAAAATGAAGGAACTGTAACAGAATTTAAAACTGCTTATGTTGACACTCAAAAGCTAATGGAAGAATCGAAAGAATTAAAAGATCTTGAGTCCAGAAGTAAAGTTAAGCAGGAGGAAATGGGCAGGGAGCTTGATGATAAAGTTCAAAAACTTAAACTTGATTATGCAAGTGCACAAAATGAAGCACAGCGTAAAGGTCCTCAATGGGCCCAGCTTAAAGCTCAGGAGTTTCAGAGAAGAGAGCAGGAGATTGGTGTGATGCAGGAAACGATGATCAAACAGTTTCAGGAAGAGTTTGGTTCTCAAAGTGATACTATCCGTAAAGCGATGAGAGAATACATTAAAGATTACGGTAAGAAGAACGGTTATGATTATATTTATGGTACTGGTGATGCAGTATCTATTATTTATGCAAAAGATGCATATGATATCACTGAAGATATAATCAAAGCTCTTAATGAAAAGTATAGCGGCAATAAAACTACTATTGAACCAACAGAAGAAAAAGCAGCAACTACAGAGAAAGAAGAGCCTGCAAAAAAATAATAAAATTTTATCTTAGTTAAAAAGCTCCCTTTATGGGAGCTTTTTTATTGTCATAATTTTTAGAATACGTATTTTCGGGAACGAATAATTACACGCCAAATGGAAAGCTTATCTACAGCAGCAGAGTATACCTTACGCTTTATAAATCAAACTAATAGGTCAATTTTTTTAACAGGTAAGGCCGGTACCGGTAAAACAACCCTGTTAAAGGAAATTATACGCACTACACACAAAAATGTAGTAGTTGTGGCACCC
Proteins encoded:
- a CDS encoding class I SAM-dependent methyltransferase, yielding MNFSENKVYLTVKDYSVSGEEFQLLIDEELELLKTHPQPSLENLGSYYESDDYISHTDGKRSLFEKLYHVVKQKALRDKISIVNANQTQKGKLLDIGAGTGDFLVTAKNSGWETLGIEPSEKAKKIALSKGISFKNDIKEIENASFDVVTMWHVLEHVPDIQQHIAELKRILKPNGLIIIAVPNYKSYDAGYYGKFWAAYDVPRHLWHFSKKAIAHLFAKEDLEVKKILPMKFDSFYVSLLSEKYKTGKMNFVNGFLIGLRSNVKAARNFEYSSHIYIIKQAKN
- a CDS encoding OmpH family outer membrane protein, translating into MKKSLLILGLAVTLFSCNKNEGTVTEFKTAYVDTQKLMEESKELKDLESRSKVKQEEMGRELDDKVQKLKLDYASAQNEAQRKGPQWAQLKAQEFQRREQEIGVMQETMIKQFQEEFGSQSDTIRKAMREYIKDYGKKNGYDYIYGTGDAVSIIYAKDAYDITEDIIKALNEKYSGNKTTIEPTEEKAATTEKEEPAKK